From the genome of Candidatus Palauibacter scopulicola, one region includes:
- a CDS encoding 6-bladed beta-propeller: protein MLARGRPTRIAATLLAALAASAAPGEGLAQEIIELPGEDRWLEPDFEEVYRVGAALGEAWQEFGTVGRVGFDEAGNLHVFDRLAARVVVVNPNGDFVREFGRRGDGPGEFQSALDMVVMRDGRVVVADMGHRAYHIFAPTGDLERMVRMGRVTWIRKMDAEVGGESLIRGAIVLGSAFRAVPGETTIAFPDPRTIERISLSGDEAAVEPAADVWGPAWTRLREHVLPGGRQKIMSRGPRRGFEPELFAGVLPGGRIAFSDSSAYAIKVAERDEGRIGTILTRPLSPEPVTERVMQAEKDRRLRDIEGRPEGSVSRSADGLVVSGTGGGAQEREQIETLEFAEEVPIVRDLRTSWNGRIWVLRRGDEPVSDGPIDILAADGRYLGSYRTGATPLPDAFGPEGLAAFIERDELDVQTVVVKRLPPDVS from the coding sequence ATGCTCGCAAGAGGGAGGCCGACCCGAATCGCTGCCACGCTGCTGGCCGCGTTGGCGGCTTCCGCGGCGCCGGGCGAGGGACTTGCGCAGGAGATCATCGAGCTTCCGGGCGAGGACCGCTGGCTCGAGCCCGACTTCGAGGAGGTCTACCGCGTCGGCGCCGCGCTCGGCGAGGCGTGGCAGGAGTTCGGCACGGTCGGCCGCGTGGGGTTCGACGAGGCCGGGAACCTCCACGTGTTCGACCGCCTGGCCGCGCGGGTCGTCGTCGTGAACCCGAACGGCGATTTCGTTCGCGAATTCGGCCGCAGAGGCGACGGGCCGGGTGAATTCCAGTCGGCCCTGGACATGGTGGTCATGCGCGACGGCAGGGTCGTCGTCGCGGACATGGGACATCGCGCCTACCACATCTTCGCTCCCACCGGGGACCTCGAACGCATGGTACGCATGGGCCGCGTCACGTGGATCCGGAAGATGGACGCCGAGGTTGGTGGAGAGTCTCTCATTCGGGGTGCGATAGTGCTTGGCTCTGCGTTTCGGGCCGTGCCGGGCGAAACCACGATCGCCTTCCCCGACCCACGTACGATCGAACGGATCTCCCTCAGTGGGGATGAGGCGGCGGTGGAGCCCGCAGCCGACGTCTGGGGCCCCGCCTGGACCAGGCTGAGGGAGCACGTCCTCCCCGGGGGGCGGCAGAAAATCATGAGCCGTGGCCCCCGGAGAGGGTTTGAGCCGGAGCTCTTCGCGGGCGTCCTCCCCGGCGGTCGCATCGCGTTCTCGGATTCCTCCGCGTACGCGATAAAGGTCGCGGAACGGGATGAGGGCCGGATCGGTACGATCCTCACCCGGCCCCTCTCACCCGAGCCCGTTACGGAACGTGTGATGCAGGCGGAGAAGGACCGCAGGTTGCGGGACATCGAAGGTCGTCCCGAAGGTTCGGTCTCCCGGTCCGCTGACGGACTGGTGGTATCCGGGACCGGCGGCGGGGCCCAGGAGCGCGAGCAGATCGAGACGCTGGAATTCGCCGAAGAGGTCCCCATCGTGCGAGACCTGCGCACGAGTTGGAACGGCCGCATCTGGGTCCTGCGGCGGGGCGACGAGCCCGTCAGCGACGGCCCCATCGACATCCTTGCCGCGGATGGCCGCTACCTCGGCAGCTACCGCACCGGAGCCACGCCGCTCCCCGACGCGTTCGGCCCGGAAGGGCTGGCCGCCTTCATCGAACGGGACGAACTGGACGTGCAGACCGTAGTCGTGAAGCGTCTGCCGCCGGACGTGAGTTGA
- a CDS encoding twin-arginine translocation signal domain-containing protein, which produces MSESRRTFLKQSAATVAAVSLTGCAPEAAGGRAAETDGDALSRTDGATPVPLPAETLRAVAEAVLPDELGEDGRERAVRAFERWSEALEPVAELSHAYLVPEIRYSGPDPRPGWVAQLEGLEKESGSRHGVSLSELDVPGRRELLARPLAEAGPDLGAPQNADHVALALTAHFFGSAIATDLCYGRAIRRELCRSIEGAEDEPAPLGAAP; this is translated from the coding sequence ATGTCGGAATCTCGCAGGACGTTCCTGAAGCAGTCTGCGGCGACGGTGGCCGCCGTTTCCCTGACCGGTTGCGCTCCCGAAGCCGCTGGCGGGCGAGCCGCTGAGACCGATGGTGACGCGCTCTCTCGCACCGATGGCGCCACCCCCGTCCCCCTCCCCGCCGAGACCCTCCGGGCCGTCGCCGAAGCCGTCCTCCCGGACGAACTCGGCGAGGACGGCCGCGAACGGGCCGTGCGCGCCTTCGAGCGCTGGTCCGAGGCGCTGGAGCCCGTCGCCGAACTGAGCCATGCGTACCTGGTGCCCGAGATCCGGTACTCGGGGCCGGATCCCAGACCCGGATGGGTCGCGCAACTCGAGGGTCTCGAGAAGGAATCCGGGAGCCGCCACGGGGTGTCCCTCTCCGAACTCGACGTTCCCGGTCGCCGGGAACTCCTCGCAAGGCCGCTCGCGGAAGCCGGGCCCGACCTGGGAGCGCCCCAGAACGCGGACCACGTGGCGCTGGCGCTGACGGCCCACTTCTTCGGCTCCGCGATCGCGACGGACCTCTGCTACGGGCGGGCCATTCGGAGGGAACTCTGCCGCTCGATCGAGGGGGCCGAGGACGAACCCGCGCCGCTGGGAGCCGCGCCGTGA
- a CDS encoding GMC family oxidoreductase yields the protein MSRAVGRTARRVVESDICIIGGGITAAMVAERLAERTGASITVVEAGGKTASLEERSDTRARMLAYGENPWPNDHIRGQTGSGAMYNSMVVGGAAMHWGGAVPRFSPEDFRLRSLYGVASDWPISFDDIEPYYQEAEERMGVAGEQGPPEYDPRSKPYPMPPLPLSYSLARMREWTAKTDIPFWTQPWARNTEPYQGRDVCRRCDTCFVCPTGAKYTPDFTFDRLLADGHIDLVTRTLVRRLSLEPGSDRIAVAEAVDRDAPDEPVEFRAGTFVIASGHAWSSHLLLLSANSRFPDGLANRTGNVGRYMTGHWYLAGFINLPMRLYPGMFIYNSLLSRRFASPGPLDRYVRHDLRLWESNVGRAPRLEDDDGRLLWGDEIMADWRARTESESSARVRAYYDLLPDRDSRLTLDAARTNELGDPMPRIDYRPAKESVDLQDHTVETISGRFEELARAAGGSMRSIGRPSELWEHPGGGCRMGDDPATSVVDRWGRTHDHENLFVVGAPTIVSGGCANGTLTFCALSLMSAEEMEKELPST from the coding sequence GTGAGCCGCGCAGTCGGACGGACCGCCAGACGGGTCGTGGAGAGCGACATCTGCATCATCGGCGGCGGGATCACGGCCGCCATGGTGGCGGAACGGCTCGCTGAGCGGACCGGCGCCTCGATCACCGTCGTCGAAGCGGGCGGGAAGACGGCGTCCCTCGAGGAACGCTCCGATACCAGGGCGCGGATGCTGGCCTACGGCGAGAATCCGTGGCCCAACGACCACATCCGCGGCCAGACCGGCTCGGGCGCGATGTACAATTCCATGGTCGTTGGCGGCGCGGCGATGCACTGGGGCGGCGCGGTCCCGCGCTTTTCGCCGGAGGACTTCCGTCTGCGGTCGCTCTACGGGGTCGCATCCGACTGGCCCATCTCCTTCGACGACATCGAGCCGTACTACCAGGAGGCGGAGGAGCGCATGGGGGTGGCGGGCGAACAGGGTCCCCCCGAGTACGACCCGCGTTCGAAGCCGTACCCCATGCCGCCGCTCCCGCTTTCATACAGCCTGGCGCGCATGCGGGAGTGGACGGCGAAGACCGACATCCCGTTCTGGACGCAGCCCTGGGCGCGCAACACGGAGCCGTACCAGGGGCGGGACGTCTGCCGCCGCTGCGACACCTGCTTCGTCTGCCCCACGGGAGCCAAGTACACACCCGACTTCACCTTCGACCGGCTGCTGGCGGACGGGCACATCGACCTCGTCACACGCACCCTCGTCCGACGCCTGAGTCTGGAGCCGGGCTCGGACCGGATCGCCGTAGCGGAAGCCGTCGACCGGGACGCGCCGGACGAGCCGGTCGAGTTCCGCGCGGGCACGTTCGTGATCGCCTCCGGCCACGCCTGGAGTTCCCACCTCCTGCTGCTCTCGGCAAACAGCCGCTTCCCGGACGGCCTCGCGAACCGCACCGGGAACGTGGGGCGGTACATGACGGGACACTGGTACCTCGCGGGCTTCATCAACCTCCCGATGCGGCTCTATCCCGGCATGTTCATCTACAACAGCCTCCTCTCCCGCCGCTTCGCCAGCCCGGGACCGCTCGACCGCTACGTGCGCCACGACCTGCGCCTGTGGGAGTCGAACGTCGGCCGCGCCCCAAGGCTCGAGGACGACGACGGACGGCTCCTTTGGGGCGATGAAATCATGGCCGACTGGAGGGCGCGTACCGAGTCCGAGTCCAGCGCGCGCGTCCGGGCCTACTACGACCTGCTACCGGACCGGGACAGCCGCCTCACGCTCGACGCCGCAAGGACGAACGAGCTGGGCGACCCCATGCCCAGGATCGACTACCGGCCCGCGAAGGAGAGCGTCGACCTGCAGGACCACACGGTCGAGACGATCTCGGGACGCTTCGAGGAACTCGCCCGCGCGGCCGGAGGCTCCATGAGGAGCATCGGGCGGCCATCCGAGCTGTGGGAGCACCCCGGCGGCGGCTGCCGCATGGGCGACGATCCGGCCACGAGCGTGGTGGACCGGTGGGGCCGCACCCACGACCACGAGAATCTCTTCGTGGTGGGCGCACCGACCATCGTCTCCGGCGGGTGCGCGAACGGGACTCTCACCTTCTGCGCCCTCTCCCTCATGTCCGCCGAGGAGATGGAAAAGGAACTCCCCTCGACCTGA
- a CDS encoding serine hydrolase domain-containing protein, whose product MRRRHAGLAVGAVAVLVLAVPLEVAGQELPLARTDQGRWAEVIATSRGKLDSLRRAMSIPGLSISVSVDRRVVWSEGMGYADLELRSPATPQTRYRIGSVSKILTAAGAALLHQRGELDLDAPVQAYVPSFPNKPEGEITTRLLAGHLAGIRHYVDIEAEYYLTRRYETVFEALDLFRDDPLVAKPGTEWSYSSYGFNLISAVIAAASGRGFLQYLGEEVFEPLGMLHTGGDHTDSLIVNRARPYDRTPDGRLINARHIDNSHKWAGGGFLSTTEDLLRFAHAHLEPGLFSRETLDLVWTSQRTASGEEIGVGIGWRLMPPSRVGGRRAVGHAGGAIGGNALLIIYPDDGVAVAVAANIADIGYPQGGALVFGDAIQEIADLFIEAR is encoded by the coding sequence GTGAGAAGACGGCACGCAGGGCTGGCGGTCGGCGCGGTCGCCGTGCTGGTCCTCGCCGTTCCGCTGGAGGTCGCCGGACAGGAGTTGCCCCTCGCGCGGACGGACCAGGGCCGGTGGGCCGAGGTCATCGCGACCTCTCGCGGGAAGCTCGACTCGCTGCGGCGGGCGATGTCCATCCCCGGGCTCTCCATCTCGGTATCGGTGGACCGCCGGGTCGTGTGGTCGGAGGGGATGGGGTACGCGGACCTCGAACTTCGTAGCCCCGCGACGCCGCAGACCCGCTACCGGATCGGGAGCGTCTCCAAGATCCTCACCGCGGCCGGCGCCGCGCTCCTTCACCAGCGGGGCGAACTCGACCTGGATGCACCGGTGCAGGCGTACGTCCCCTCCTTCCCCAACAAGCCCGAGGGGGAGATCACGACGCGGCTCCTGGCGGGACATCTCGCGGGAATCCGGCACTACGTGGACATCGAGGCGGAGTACTACCTCACGCGGCGCTACGAGACGGTGTTCGAGGCGCTCGACCTCTTCCGGGACGACCCGCTCGTCGCGAAGCCCGGGACCGAATGGTCCTATTCGAGTTACGGATTCAACCTCATCAGCGCCGTGATCGCGGCGGCGTCGGGACGGGGCTTCCTGCAGTATCTGGGCGAGGAGGTGTTCGAGCCGCTAGGGATGCTCCACACGGGCGGAGACCACACCGACAGCCTGATCGTGAACCGCGCGCGCCCCTACGACCGCACGCCGGACGGCCGCCTCATCAACGCCCGCCACATCGACAACTCCCACAAGTGGGCCGGGGGCGGCTTCCTCTCCACGACGGAAGATCTGCTGCGCTTCGCCCACGCGCATCTGGAGCCGGGACTGTTCAGCCGGGAGACGCTCGACCTCGTGTGGACCTCCCAGCGCACGGCCTCCGGCGAGGAAATCGGGGTCGGAATCGGCTGGCGCCTAATGCCGCCCTCACGGGTGGGCGGGCGCCGCGCCGTCGGGCACGCGGGCGGCGCGATCGGCGGCAACGCGCTGCTCATCATCTACCCCGACGACGGCGTGGCCGTCGCCGTCGCCGCGAACATCGCCGACATCGGCTATCCGCAGGGCGGCGCACTCGTGTTCGGAGACGCGATCCAGGAGATCGCCGACCTCTTCATCGAGGCCCGCTGA
- a CDS encoding helix-turn-helix transcriptional regulator → MAAGVTHENLTSRALRTEMGRRLATLRLARNVTQRTLAEEAGIGLRTLRRIEAGQPSGLDSLLRVAISLGLGEGLLNAVPPVEVRPIERVDSGGRERQRARPRKGGSRGDPWSWADESE, encoded by the coding sequence TTGGCTGCTGGCGTGACGCACGAAAACCTGACTTCCCGTGCGCTGCGGACCGAAATGGGGCGTCGCCTTGCGACGCTGCGCCTTGCGAGAAACGTGACGCAGCGGACGCTGGCCGAAGAGGCAGGAATAGGACTGCGCACGCTTCGCCGCATCGAGGCCGGCCAGCCGAGCGGTCTGGACAGCCTGCTGCGCGTCGCTATTTCCCTTGGCTTGGGTGAAGGTCTGCTGAACGCGGTGCCGCCGGTGGAAGTCCGGCCCATTGAACGCGTGGACTCGGGCGGCAGGGAACGGCAGCGAGCGCGTCCCCGGAAGGGCGGGTCTCGGGGCGACCCCTGGTCGTGGGCCGACGAATCTGAATGA
- a CDS encoding DUF1684 domain-containing protein, protein MAAEHEEWREGRRRSLANPNAGVISWDGLFELREGANTLGSDRSAAIVLPEEDAPPLAGTLYLEDGVVRLVPEAGSGLHVREPVTGEVGETVTEPMPLPDDRSEGTVRLALGSLGMRVHAEPGTERLWLRVWDTDAPRLAAFELPGYFPITNDWRVTARFEPYPEPRTVSLADVRGGTLENTAPGDLVFRVDGAEHRLMAFAGASSRSYFISLWDSTAVTDTYQAGRYMRAPLAGDDGWTTIDFNRTYNAPCAFTPHSVCSLPPPENYLRFPVTAGEKRP, encoded by the coding sequence TTGGCGGCGGAGCATGAGGAGTGGCGGGAGGGGCGGCGGCGCAGCCTCGCGAACCCCAATGCGGGCGTCATCAGTTGGGACGGGCTCTTCGAACTGCGGGAAGGTGCGAACACCCTCGGTTCCGACCGATCCGCGGCCATCGTCCTGCCCGAGGAGGATGCGCCGCCCCTGGCCGGAACGCTGTACCTGGAGGATGGGGTCGTGCGCCTCGTTCCCGAAGCCGGGAGCGGTCTGCACGTGCGGGAGCCGGTGACCGGCGAGGTCGGTGAGACCGTGACGGAACCGATGCCCCTGCCCGACGACCGGAGCGAGGGGACGGTTCGGCTGGCGCTGGGGTCGCTCGGGATGCGGGTCCACGCCGAGCCGGGAACGGAGCGACTCTGGCTTCGGGTCTGGGATACGGACGCCCCGCGCCTCGCCGCCTTCGAGCTTCCCGGGTACTTCCCGATCACGAACGACTGGCGGGTGACGGCGCGCTTCGAGCCCTATCCGGAGCCGCGTACGGTCTCTCTGGCCGACGTGAGGGGCGGGACGCTCGAGAATACCGCGCCCGGAGATCTCGTCTTCCGCGTTGACGGGGCGGAGCATCGGCTCATGGCCTTCGCCGGTGCGTCGAGCCGCTCCTACTTCATCAGCCTGTGGGACTCGACCGCCGTGACCGACACCTACCAGGCGGGCCGCTACATGCGCGCCCCCCTCGCGGGCGACGACGGCTGGACGACGATCGACTTCAACCGCACCTACAACGCGCCGTGCGCCTTCACCCCCCACTCCGTGTGCAGCCTCCCACCTCCGGAGAACTACCTCCGCTTCCCCGTAACCGCCGGCGAAAAGCGCCCGTAG
- a CDS encoding S9 family peptidase, whose translation MMPSRNSTLTLVGLGMLLAAGLPPGVGAQSPGALLSLDDFLNWEEIESSAISPDGRQIIYTRKSVDAIDDRWRSESWIVNADGTRNRFLMKETGVSWSPDGTRIAYVAPGEPRGPQIFVRWMDAEASTTQVTHLIRGPSQITWSPDGRSIAFAMSEPIPPEPWDLEMPSPPPGANWVAPPRLRGTGYPAGQYRHIHVVDAEGGTPRKVTDGPASYGQPAWSPDGSTIFASGGEVGGAFGFPMRTNIYSIDVATGERRAITSGRGRAGAPAVSPDGRRVAYTWRDSTHRFVNPEVRVMDADGSNGRDVMGALDRSPNGLWWAPDNSGLYFGAQDRGTVNLFFAPVSGEGARAVTEGDHLLQPHGMSRDGRMVALRTDPMEAGDLAVFDLDRPSDIRQVTDIHADVLDHRQLGETEEIWYTSHDGLEIQGWIVKPPGFDPSRQYPFVLGIHGGPHAMYGFGASPVGGSTYYWFDWQYLASRGYVVLYTNPRGSTGYGAPFADAITDRYPGEGDYQDLMHGVDDVIGRGYVDTDNMFVFGCSGGGILTSWVVSHTDRFAAASANCTVSNWLSFESQRARYGFWSFRFWEDPTRHLAHSPIMRVDDVTTPTMLIAGGEDENTPPNQAEEFYNGLRYLGIPTALVVLNDERHGLHDRPSNYIRAWAMMHSWFQRWSTAEAVSANGRRR comes from the coding sequence ATGATGCCCTCTCGGAACTCCACCCTGACCCTCGTCGGACTCGGGATGCTCCTCGCGGCCGGTCTGCCGCCGGGTGTGGGCGCGCAGTCGCCGGGAGCCCTTCTCTCACTCGATGACTTTCTCAACTGGGAGGAGATCGAGAGCTCTGCGATCTCTCCCGATGGCCGGCAGATCATCTACACTCGCAAATCGGTCGACGCGATCGACGACCGTTGGCGAAGCGAGAGCTGGATCGTCAACGCGGACGGCACCCGAAACCGTTTTCTGATGAAGGAAACCGGCGTCTCGTGGTCGCCCGATGGAACCCGGATCGCCTACGTCGCGCCCGGGGAGCCGCGCGGGCCCCAGATCTTCGTGCGCTGGATGGATGCGGAGGCCAGCACGACCCAGGTCACCCACCTGATCCGGGGGCCTTCCCAGATCACATGGTCGCCCGACGGGCGCAGCATCGCCTTCGCAATGAGCGAGCCGATCCCCCCCGAACCCTGGGATCTGGAGATGCCATCGCCGCCGCCGGGTGCCAACTGGGTGGCGCCCCCGCGACTCCGCGGCACCGGGTATCCGGCTGGGCAGTACAGGCACATCCACGTGGTCGACGCCGAGGGAGGCACGCCGCGGAAGGTCACGGACGGGCCGGCCTCCTACGGGCAACCGGCCTGGAGTCCGGATGGCTCGACGATCTTCGCCTCGGGAGGTGAGGTCGGTGGCGCCTTCGGTTTCCCCATGCGAACGAACATCTACTCGATCGACGTGGCGACCGGGGAGCGGCGCGCCATCACTTCGGGTCGCGGCCGCGCAGGGGCGCCGGCGGTGTCGCCGGACGGGCGACGCGTCGCGTACACGTGGCGTGATTCGACCCACCGGTTCGTCAATCCCGAGGTGCGCGTGATGGACGCCGACGGATCGAACGGCCGCGATGTCATGGGCGCTCTCGACCGATCGCCGAACGGTCTGTGGTGGGCTCCGGACAACAGCGGTCTCTATTTCGGCGCCCAGGATCGAGGAACCGTCAACCTATTCTTCGCACCCGTGAGCGGAGAGGGCGCCCGCGCGGTCACGGAAGGCGATCATCTGCTGCAACCGCACGGCATGTCGCGAGACGGGCGGATGGTGGCTCTCAGGACGGACCCCATGGAGGCCGGTGATCTCGCGGTTTTCGACCTGGATCGCCCCTCCGATATCCGTCAGGTCACCGATATCCACGCCGACGTGCTGGACCACCGGCAGCTCGGGGAGACCGAGGAGATCTGGTACACGTCGCACGACGGTCTCGAAATCCAGGGCTGGATCGTCAAACCGCCGGGGTTCGATCCGTCGAGACAGTATCCTTTCGTGCTGGGCATCCACGGCGGGCCGCACGCCATGTACGGGTTCGGAGCGTCACCTGTCGGCGGCAGCACGTACTACTGGTTCGATTGGCAGTACCTGGCGTCCCGGGGATACGTCGTGTTGTACACCAACCCGCGGGGCAGCACGGGGTACGGGGCTCCATTCGCCGACGCCATCACGGACCGGTACCCGGGCGAGGGCGACTACCAGGATCTGATGCACGGCGTGGATGACGTGATCGGGCGCGGATACGTCGACACCGACAACATGTTCGTGTTCGGGTGCAGCGGCGGCGGAATCCTGACGAGCTGGGTCGTCTCGCACACGGACAGGTTCGCGGCGGCGTCCGCCAACTGCACCGTCAGCAACTGGTTGTCGTTCGAGTCTCAGCGCGCGCGGTACGGGTTCTGGAGCTTCCGATTCTGGGAGGATCCGACGAGACACCTCGCACATTCGCCCATCATGCGCGTGGACGACGTCACGACGCCCACCATGCTGATCGCGGGCGGTGAGGACGAGAACACTCCGCCGAACCAGGCCGAGGAGTTCTACAACGGGCTGCGATACCTCGGCATTCCTACGGCTCTTGTGGTGCTCAACGACGAGCGACATGGGCTGCACGACCGCCCCTCGAACTACATCCGGGCGTGGGCCATGATGCACAGCTGGTTCCAGCGCTGGTCCACCGCGGAAGCCGTTAGCGCCAACGGCAGACGCCGTTAG
- a CDS encoding type II toxin-antitoxin system HipA family toxin: protein MTDASVNLWGRRIGAVSWDAGRGLGVFQYDPEFLSVGIEVSPMAMPVREAPYAFPALGEAFTGLPGLLADALPDSFGHRLIDVWLAETGRRLEDFSPVDRLCYIGKRGVGALEFEPALRSGNGGEVEVAQLVDLANRVLGERGRLAGRLDSGGEGGALEDILRVGTSAGGARAKAVLAWNPATGEFRSGQVDAEAGFEHWILKFDGVSNNRDRELADPRGYGRIEYAYHLMAREAGIEMSECRLHHEGGRSHFMTRRFDRDTKGRKIHMQSLAALRHFDYNLPNAYAYEQAVETIRRLGLGMGVVEEQYRRAVFNVVARNQDDHVKNIAFLMNRSGMWRLSPAYDVAYAYNPQGLWTGQHQMSLAGKRDGFERADLRSFAETSGLRVPAASRVVDRVLAAVGHWRRFASEAGVEEGDAGRIAKTHRLDLGRRM, encoded by the coding sequence ATGACTGACGCCAGCGTGAACCTGTGGGGCCGCCGGATCGGCGCAGTGTCCTGGGATGCCGGGCGGGGGCTCGGCGTGTTCCAGTACGATCCCGAGTTCCTGTCGGTCGGTATCGAGGTGTCTCCCATGGCGATGCCCGTGCGCGAAGCACCGTATGCTTTCCCGGCGCTCGGTGAGGCGTTCACGGGCCTGCCCGGCCTTCTCGCCGATGCGTTGCCGGACAGTTTCGGCCACCGGCTGATCGACGTCTGGCTGGCGGAGACCGGGCGCCGTCTCGAGGACTTTAGTCCGGTGGACCGGCTCTGTTACATCGGCAAGCGCGGCGTCGGGGCGCTGGAGTTCGAACCGGCGCTACGGAGCGGGAACGGAGGCGAGGTTGAGGTCGCGCAACTGGTTGATCTCGCCAACCGCGTTCTCGGCGAGCGCGGTCGACTGGCGGGCAGGTTGGACAGCGGCGGAGAAGGCGGAGCGCTCGAAGACATCCTCCGCGTGGGAACCTCTGCGGGCGGCGCACGGGCGAAGGCGGTGCTCGCCTGGAATCCGGCGACGGGCGAATTCCGGTCCGGCCAGGTGGATGCGGAAGCCGGCTTCGAGCACTGGATCCTCAAATTCGACGGCGTCTCCAACAACCGCGACCGGGAACTCGCGGATCCACGCGGCTACGGGCGTATCGAGTACGCGTATCACCTGATGGCGCGCGAAGCCGGGATCGAGATGTCTGAATGCCGCCTGCATCACGAAGGCGGCCGGAGTCATTTCATGACGCGCCGGTTCGACCGCGACACCAAGGGGCGGAAGATCCACATGCAGTCCCTCGCGGCGCTCCGGCATTTCGACTACAACCTGCCGAACGCATACGCCTACGAGCAGGCCGTGGAGACGATCCGGAGGCTCGGGCTCGGCATGGGGGTGGTCGAGGAGCAGTACCGCCGGGCGGTCTTCAACGTCGTCGCGCGGAATCAGGACGATCACGTGAAGAACATCGCGTTCCTGATGAACCGTAGCGGGATGTGGCGGCTGTCGCCGGCATATGACGTGGCGTACGCCTACAACCCGCAGGGTTTGTGGACAGGCCAGCACCAGATGAGCCTCGCCGGCAAGCGCGACGGGTTCGAACGCGCCGATCTGCGGAGCTTCGCCGAGACGTCCGGGCTCAGGGTTCCGGCCGCGAGCCGCGTCGTCGACCGGGTACTCGCCGCGGTGGGCCACTGGCGGCGTTTCGCATCCGAAGCGGGTGTCGAAGAAGGGGATGCCGGGCGAATCGCGAAGACGCATCGCCTCGACCTGGGGAGACGGATGTAG
- a CDS encoding HNH endonuclease — translation MNAYVAVTDKQWFDHLRTLSRREQVEEVNFWTPKPWGGKFGVLQRGQPLLFKLRSPHNVIVGGGFFEHYTPLPISLAWQAFGEKNGATSLEDVRHRTARLRQDSPRSWEDYMIGCILLAEPFLWDEEDWFPQPADWAPSTQRGARYDLKSPIGRELWRQVSDRLHATRVSERELERSWELPGGYGDFVPTRHRVGQGIFRSVVTDVYERKCAVTRERALPALDAAHIKPFSVTPVNYVQNGMLLRSDVHRLFDAGYVTVTPDYQVEVSERMRTDFNDGENYLKLRGTKLWVPTRPEKSAGTRLPGMAQRKQVPWMNDATVRDATPARARDWEEYHTPRNLAALVASEAGELLALFRWGQDAVGTRLGDVRQEAADVFLGILRFADVANIDLLGAAEEKLRLNAEKYPPGKASRP, via the coding sequence TTGAACGCATACGTCGCGGTCACGGACAAGCAGTGGTTCGACCACCTGCGCACACTCTCGCGCCGCGAGCAGGTCGAGGAAGTGAACTTCTGGACTCCCAAGCCATGGGGTGGGAAATTCGGCGTTCTTCAGCGTGGTCAACCGCTGCTCTTCAAACTTCGAAGCCCCCACAACGTGATCGTTGGTGGGGGCTTCTTCGAGCATTACACGCCACTTCCGATCAGTCTCGCCTGGCAGGCGTTCGGGGAAAAAAACGGCGCTACGAGTCTGGAGGACGTGCGCCACCGCACAGCGCGACTCCGGCAGGATTCTCCGCGATCGTGGGAAGACTACATGATCGGCTGCATCCTCTTGGCCGAACCGTTCCTATGGGACGAAGAAGACTGGTTCCCCCAACCGGCTGACTGGGCTCCAAGCACACAGCGAGGAGCTAGGTACGATCTCAAGAGTCCCATAGGTCGAGAGCTGTGGCGGCAAGTGTCGGATCGGCTACATGCGACTCGCGTATCGGAGAGGGAACTCGAACGGAGCTGGGAGCTGCCGGGGGGTTATGGGGACTTCGTGCCAACACGACATCGTGTGGGACAGGGTATCTTCCGGAGCGTCGTCACCGACGTCTACGAACGGAAGTGCGCAGTAACTCGCGAGCGAGCCCTCCCAGCGCTCGACGCCGCGCATATCAAACCTTTCTCCGTTACACCTGTGAACTACGTACAGAACGGTATGCTGCTGAGGTCCGATGTCCATCGGCTGTTCGACGCGGGATACGTAACGGTGACGCCGGACTATCAGGTTGAGGTGAGCGAGCGCATGCGAACGGACTTCAATGACGGCGAGAACTACCTCAAGCTGCGCGGGACCAAGCTGTGGGTCCCCACACGCCCCGAGAAATCGGCCGGGACCCGGCTACCTGGAATGGCACAACGAAAACAGGTTCCGTGGATGAACGACGCGACAGTGAGGGACGCGACACCCGCTCGGGCTCGGGATTGGGAGGAATACCACACGCCCCGAAATCTCGCGGCGCTGGTCGCAAGCGAGGCAGGGGAACTTCTCGCCCTCTTTAGGTGGGGCCAGGACGCGGTTGGCACCCGCCTCGGGGACGTGAGGCAGGAGGCAGCCGATGTGTTCTTGGGCATCCTCCGCTTCGCGGACGTGGCCAACATCGATTTGCTGGGTGCGGCAGAGGAGAAACTCCGCCTGAACGCCGAAAAATACCCGCCCGGGAAGGCATCACGGCCGTGA